One genomic region from Streptomyces venezuelae encodes:
- a CDS encoding cysteine desulfurase/sulfurtransferase TusA family protein — MPYFDAASAAPLHPVARQALLASLDEGWADPARLYREGRRARLLLDAAREAAAEAVGCRPDELVFTPSGTRAVHAGISGALAGRRRVGTGLVVSAVEHSSVLHAAERHTAAGGTVTEVPVGRSGAVDAEVFAAALDAGTALACLQSANHEVGTEQPVAEVADACRAVGVPLLVDAAQSLGWGPVEGGWSLLAASAHKWGGPAGVGLLAVRKGVRFAPQGPADERESGRAPGFENLPAIVAAAASLRAVRAEAAAEAARLRGLVARIRARVPELVPDVEVVGDPVARLPHLVTFSCLYVDGETLLHELDREGFSVSSGSSCTSSTLTPSHVLRAMGVLSEGNVRVSLPAGTPAEDVDRFLDVLPGVVAGVRERLGAPAAQPAAPAAGAGALVVDALGRRCPIPVIELAKVIGDVPVGGTVTVLADDEAARLDIPAWCEMRGQEYVGEEPSERGGVAYVVRRVA, encoded by the coding sequence ATGCCGTACTTCGACGCCGCGTCCGCCGCACCCCTGCATCCCGTCGCCCGCCAGGCGCTGCTCGCCTCCCTGGACGAGGGCTGGGCCGATCCGGCCCGGCTGTACCGGGAGGGGCGGCGGGCCCGGCTGCTGCTCGACGCGGCGCGGGAGGCCGCGGCGGAGGCGGTGGGGTGCCGTCCCGACGAGCTCGTGTTCACTCCTTCGGGGACGCGCGCGGTTCACGCGGGAATCTCCGGGGCCCTCGCGGGGCGTCGGCGTGTCGGGACCGGCCTCGTCGTCTCGGCGGTCGAGCACTCCTCCGTCCTGCACGCGGCCGAGCGGCACACGGCGGCGGGCGGCACCGTGACCGAGGTGCCGGTGGGCCGGTCGGGCGCGGTGGACGCGGAGGTCTTCGCGGCGGCGCTGGACGCCGGGACGGCCCTGGCGTGTCTCCAGTCGGCCAACCACGAGGTGGGGACCGAGCAGCCGGTCGCCGAGGTCGCGGATGCCTGCCGCGCGGTGGGGGTGCCGCTGCTCGTGGACGCGGCCCAGTCGCTGGGCTGGGGTCCGGTGGAGGGCGGCTGGTCGCTGCTCGCGGCGAGCGCGCACAAGTGGGGCGGCCCGGCGGGTGTGGGGCTCCTCGCCGTACGCAAGGGGGTGCGGTTCGCTCCTCAAGGCCCCGCGGACGAAAGGGAGTCGGGGCGGGCGCCCGGCTTCGAGAACCTGCCGGCGATCGTGGCGGCGGCGGCCTCGCTGCGGGCGGTGCGGGCGGAGGCGGCGGCCGAGGCGGCGCGGCTGCGGGGCCTGGTGGCCCGGATCCGGGCGCGGGTGCCGGAGCTGGTGCCGGACGTGGAGGTGGTGGGCGATCCGGTGGCCCGGCTCCCCCATCTGGTCACGTTCTCCTGTCTCTATGTCGACGGAGAGACCTTGCTGCACGAGCTGGACCGGGAGGGTTTCTCCGTTTCGTCCGGTTCGTCGTGCACGAGCTCGACGCTGACGCCCAGCCATGTGCTGCGCGCGATGGGCGTGCTGAGCGAGGGCAACGTCCGGGTGTCGCTGCCGGCCGGCACGCCGGCGGAGGACGTGGACCGCTTCCTCGACGTGCTGCCGGGGGTGGTCGCGGGGGTACGGGAGCGGCTCGGCGCCCCGGCGGCCCAGCCCGCGGCGCCGGCGGCCGGGGCCGGCGCGCTCGTGGTGGACGCGCTAGGCCGGCGCTGCCCGATCCCGGTGATCGAGCTGGCGAAGGTGATCGGCGACGTCCCGGTCGGCGGGACGGTGACCGTCCTCGCCGACGACGAGGCGGCCCGGCTCGACATCCCGGCCTGGTGCGAGATGCGCGGCCAGGAGTATGTGGGCGAGGAGCCGTCGGAACGGGGCGGCGTGGCGTACGTGGTGCGGCGGGTGGCCTGA
- the coxB gene encoding cytochrome c oxidase subunit II, which produces MSPNGSDRSSRRPMRRKLPQVLTAGLILATATGCSYNWEDFPRLGMPTPVTEEAPRILSLWQGSWAAALITGILVWGLIIWSVIFHRRSRTKVEVPPQTRYNMPIEALYTVTPLIIVSVLFYFTARDESKLLELSPKPAHTINVVGYQWSWGFNYVENVPGVEGDAKTDKNLASIPDKFLDAFPENAGGVYDAGIPGDRNPQTGNPGPTLWLPKGEKVRFVLTSRDVIHSFWVVPFLMKQDVIPGHTNSFEVTPTREGTFLGKCAELCGVDHSRMLFNVKVVSPERYQAHLKELAEKGQTGYIPSGIEQTDPARNAEKNQL; this is translated from the coding sequence GTGAGTCCCAACGGCTCCGACCGCTCGTCGCGGCGCCCGATGCGGCGGAAGCTGCCGCAGGTGCTGACTGCGGGCCTGATCCTGGCGACAGCCACGGGCTGCTCGTACAACTGGGAAGACTTCCCCCGCCTTGGTATGCCCACCCCCGTCACGGAAGAGGCGCCTCGGATCCTCTCCCTCTGGCAGGGATCGTGGGCCGCCGCGCTCATCACCGGAATCCTGGTGTGGGGCCTGATCATCTGGTCCGTCATCTTCCACCGGCGCAGCAGGACCAAGGTCGAGGTACCTCCGCAGACCCGGTACAACATGCCCATCGAGGCGCTGTACACGGTCACCCCGCTCATCATCGTCTCGGTGCTCTTCTACTTCACCGCGCGCGACGAGTCGAAGCTCCTCGAGCTCTCCCCCAAGCCGGCGCACACGATCAACGTGGTCGGCTACCAGTGGAGCTGGGGCTTCAACTACGTCGAGAACGTGCCCGGTGTTGAGGGCGACGCCAAGACGGACAAGAACCTCGCCTCGATCCCGGACAAGTTCCTGGACGCGTTCCCGGAGAACGCGGGCGGTGTCTACGACGCCGGTATCCCCGGCGACCGGAACCCGCAGACCGGCAACCCGGGTCCGACCCTGTGGCTGCCGAAGGGCGAGAAGGTCCGGTTCGTCCTGACCTCGCGTGACGTCATCCACTCCTTCTGGGTGGTCCCCTTCCTCATGAAGCAGGACGTCATCCCGGGTCACACCAACTCCTTCGAGGTGACCCCGACGCGGGAAGGCACCTTCCTCGGCAAGTGCGCCGAGCTGTGCGGTGTCGACCACTCCCGGATGCTCTTCAACGTCAAGGTGGTCTCTCCGGAGCGCTACCAGGCGCACCTGAAGGAGCTGGCCGAGAAGGGGCAGACCGGCTACATCCCGTCTGGCATCGAGCAGACGGACCCGGCCAGGAATGCGGAGAAGAACCAACTGTGA
- the ctaD gene encoding cytochrome c oxidase subunit I, with product MSIHNETQGAAAAEDSYENELPVRRKQPGNVVVKWLTTTDHKTIGTMYLVTSFAFFCIGGLMALFMRAELARPGTQIMSNEQFNQAFTMHGTIMLLMFATPLFAGFANWIMPLQIGAPDVAFPRLNMFAYWLYLFGSIIAVAGFLTPQGAADFGWFAYSPLSDAVRSPGVGADMWIMGLAFSGFGTILGSVNFITTIICMRAPGMTMFRMPIFTWNVLLTGVLVLLAFPVLAAALFALEADRKFGSHIFDAANGGALLWQHLFWFFGHPEVYIIALPFFGIVSEIIPVFSRKPMFGYIGLVAATIAIAGLSVTVWAHHMYVTGGVLLPFFSFMTFLIAVPTGVKFFNWIGTMWKGSLSFETPMLWTIGFLITFTFGGLTGVILASPPMDFHVSDSYFVVAHFHYVVFGTVVFAMFAGFHFWWPKFTGKMLDERLGKMTFWTLFIGFHGTFLVQHWLGAEGMPRRYADYLDADGFTALNTISTISSFLLGLSILPFMYNVWKTAKYGKKIEVDDPWGYGRSLEWATSCPPPRHNFLTLPRIRSESPAFDLHHPEIAAVDQLENKGHVAEALTSGKEAGK from the coding sequence GTGAGCATCCACAACGAAACCCAGGGTGCCGCCGCAGCTGAGGACTCGTACGAGAACGAGCTGCCCGTACGGCGCAAGCAGCCCGGCAATGTCGTGGTCAAGTGGCTGACCACCACCGATCACAAGACGATCGGGACGATGTACCTGGTCACGTCGTTCGCGTTCTTCTGCATCGGCGGCCTCATGGCGCTCTTCATGCGCGCCGAGCTGGCCCGTCCGGGTACGCAGATCATGTCGAACGAGCAGTTCAACCAGGCGTTCACGATGCACGGCACGATCATGCTGCTGATGTTCGCGACGCCGCTGTTCGCCGGATTCGCGAACTGGATCATGCCGCTGCAGATCGGCGCGCCCGACGTGGCGTTCCCGCGGCTGAACATGTTCGCGTACTGGCTGTACCTCTTCGGCTCCATCATCGCGGTGGCCGGCTTCCTCACCCCGCAGGGTGCGGCCGACTTCGGCTGGTTCGCCTACTCCCCGCTGTCGGACGCCGTCCGCTCGCCGGGTGTCGGCGCCGACATGTGGATCATGGGTCTGGCCTTCTCCGGCTTCGGCACGATCCTCGGTTCGGTCAACTTCATCACCACGATCATCTGCATGCGCGCTCCGGGCATGACGATGTTCCGTATGCCGATCTTCACCTGGAACGTCCTGCTGACCGGTGTCCTGGTCCTGCTCGCGTTCCCGGTCCTCGCCGCCGCGCTGTTCGCCCTGGAGGCGGACCGCAAGTTCGGCTCGCACATCTTCGACGCGGCCAATGGCGGAGCGCTGCTCTGGCAGCACCTCTTCTGGTTCTTCGGACACCCAGAGGTGTACATCATCGCGCTGCCGTTCTTCGGCATCGTCTCCGAGATCATCCCGGTCTTCAGCCGCAAGCCGATGTTCGGCTACATCGGTCTGGTGGCCGCGACCATCGCGATCGCCGGCCTCTCCGTGACCGTGTGGGCGCACCACATGTACGTCACAGGCGGCGTGCTCCTACCGTTCTTCTCCTTCATGACGTTCCTCATCGCCGTACCGACAGGCGTGAAGTTCTTCAACTGGATCGGAACGATGTGGAAGGGCTCGTTGTCCTTCGAGACACCGATGCTCTGGACGATCGGCTTCCTGATCACCTTCACCTTCGGTGGTCTGACGGGTGTCATCCTGGCCTCGCCGCCGATGGACTTCCACGTCTCCGACTCGTACTTCGTCGTCGCGCACTTCCACTACGTCGTCTTCGGCACCGTGGTCTTCGCGATGTTCGCCGGCTTCCACTTCTGGTGGCCGAAGTTCACGGGCAAGATGCTGGACGAGCGGCTCGGCAAGATGACGTTCTGGACGCTGTTCATCGGCTTCCACGGCACCTTCCTGGTGCAGCACTGGCTCGGTGCCGAGGGCATGCCGCGTCGTTACGCGGACTACCTCGACGCCGACGGCTTCACCGCGCTGAACACGATCTCGACGATCTCGTCCTTCCTGCTCGGTCTGTCGATCCTGCCGTTCATGTACAACGTCTGGAAGACCGCCAAGTACGGCAAGAAGATCGAGGTCGACGACCCGTGGGGCTACGGCCGTTCGCTCGAGTGGGCGACCTCCTGCCCGCCGCCGCGGCACAACTTCCTCACCCTGCCGCGGATCCGCTCCGAGTCCCCGGCCTTCGACCTGCACCACCCTGAGATCGCCGCTGTCGACCAGCTGGAGAACAAGGGGCACGTGGCCGAGGCCCTCACGAGCGGCAAGGAGGCCGGCAAGTGA
- a CDS encoding cytochrome c oxidase subunit 4 encodes MKIQGKMFIWLSVFILAMAVLYGVWSKEPVGTTALFLAFGLSIMIGYYLAFTAKRVDAMAQDNKEADVADEAGEVGFFAPHSWQPLSLAVGGALAFLAVAMGWWILYFSAPLILVGLFGWVFEFYRGENQNQ; translated from the coding sequence GTGAAGATCCAAGGCAAGATGTTCATCTGGCTGAGCGTCTTCATCCTCGCCATGGCCGTCCTGTACGGCGTGTGGTCGAAGGAGCCGGTCGGCACCACGGCACTGTTCCTCGCGTTCGGCCTGTCCATCATGATCGGCTACTACCTGGCCTTCACGGCCAAGCGTGTCGACGCGATGGCGCAGGACAACAAGGAGGCCGACGTCGCGGACGAGGCCGGTGAGGTGGGCTTCTTCGCCCCGCACAGCTGGCAGCCGCTCTCGCTGGCCGTCGGTGGTGCGCTCGCCTTCCTCGCCGTCGCGATGGGCTGGTGGATCCTGTACTTCTCCGCCCCGCTGATCCTGGTCGGCCTCTTCGGCTGGGTCTTCGAGTTCTACCGCGGCGAGAACCAGAACCAGTAG
- a CDS encoding Ig-like domain-containing protein, whose amino-acid sequence MNDTPRIRTVLSCTLLAVTVTATATACAGSDGHPLSVKPYDAADQLAISADSGGAKVNPEKPLEISAKGEDGRITDVTATDAAGRHLAGELTADGQRWRSTASLAAGTRYTVRVATEDEDGAPGARTYTFETSPAKRALTVTFGPEAGTYGVGQPITADLSLPVKDRAARVVVERALKVRSTPAVEGSWYWVDDKKLHFRPKEYWPTGTRVTATANLDGLKVGDKLYGGASKPLKLSIGDRIEAVADAGSHYMTVRRNGEVINTIPVTTGKPGFSTRNGIKVVLGKEYYVRMRGTSIGIAEGSSESYDLPVYYATRVTWSGEYVHAAPWSVGSQGVANVSHGCVGMSTGNAAWFYETVRPGDIVKTVNSYGDTMDTFGNGFGDWNLPWDKWRKGSALVAESGDPTATEDAKARLRPSI is encoded by the coding sequence ATGAACGACACGCCGCGCATTCGGACTGTTCTGAGCTGCACTCTTCTGGCCGTCACCGTCACCGCGACCGCCACGGCGTGCGCGGGCTCCGACGGCCATCCGCTGTCGGTGAAGCCCTACGACGCGGCGGACCAGCTCGCCATCAGCGCCGACAGCGGCGGTGCCAAGGTGAACCCGGAGAAGCCCCTGGAGATCTCGGCCAAGGGCGAGGACGGCCGTATCACCGACGTCACCGCCACCGATGCCGCAGGACGCCATCTGGCGGGCGAACTCACCGCCGACGGGCAGCGCTGGCGCTCCACGGCCTCCCTGGCGGCCGGCACGCGCTACACGGTCCGGGTGGCCACCGAGGACGAGGACGGCGCCCCAGGGGCCCGTACGTACACGTTCGAGACGTCACCGGCCAAACGGGCCCTGACCGTCACCTTCGGGCCCGAGGCGGGCACGTACGGCGTCGGACAGCCCATCACCGCCGACCTGAGCCTCCCCGTGAAGGACAGGGCGGCCCGCGTGGTCGTCGAGCGGGCCCTCAAGGTCCGCTCCACCCCCGCCGTCGAGGGCTCCTGGTACTGGGTGGACGACAAGAAGCTGCACTTTCGCCCGAAGGAGTACTGGCCCACCGGCACCCGTGTGACGGCCACCGCCAACCTGGACGGCCTCAAGGTGGGGGACAAGCTCTACGGCGGCGCGTCCAAGCCGCTGAAGCTCTCCATCGGCGACCGGATCGAGGCGGTCGCGGACGCCGGGTCGCACTACATGACCGTCCGGCGCAACGGAGAAGTGATCAACACCATTCCGGTGACCACCGGCAAACCGGGCTTTTCCACCCGAAACGGCATCAAGGTCGTGCTCGGCAAGGAGTACTACGTCCGGATGCGGGGCACCAGCATCGGCATCGCGGAAGGCAGTTCGGAGTCGTACGACCTGCCGGTCTACTACGCCACCCGGGTGACATGGAGCGGTGAATACGTCCACGCCGCGCCCTGGTCCGTCGGCTCGCAGGGCGTGGCGAACGTCAGCCACGGCTGTGTCGGCATGTCGACCGGGAACGCGGCCTGGTTCTACGAGACCGTGCGCCCCGGCGACATCGTCAAGACCGTCAACAGCTACGGCGACACGATGGACACCTTCGGCAACGGCTTCGGCGACTGGAACCTGCCGTGGGACAAGTGGCGCAAGGGCAGCGCCCTGGTGGCGGAGTCCGGGGACCCGACAGCCACCGAGGACGCCAAGGCCCGCCTGCGGCCCTCGATATAG
- a CDS encoding heme-copper oxidase subunit III, translating into MSVVATVTTVETGHAHPSVNRPNLTSVGTIIWLSSELMFFAALFAMYFTLRSVTGPDYWKAQAEHLAFPFSATNTTILVLSSLTCQLGVFAAERGDVKKLRTWFIITFVMGAIFIGGQVFEYTELVKDAGMSLSSGPYGSVFYLTTGFHGLHVTGGLIAFLLVLGRTYAAKRFTHEQATAAIVVSYYWHFVDVVWIGLFATIYMIK; encoded by the coding sequence ATGTCGGTCGTGGCGACAGTAACGACAGTAGAAACAGGGCACGCGCACCCGTCGGTCAATCGACCGAACCTCACCAGCGTCGGAACCATCATCTGGTTGAGCTCCGAGCTGATGTTCTTCGCGGCCCTCTTCGCGATGTACTTCACCCTGCGATCGGTGACCGGTCCCGACTATTGGAAGGCTCAGGCGGAACACCTGGCCTTCCCGTTCTCGGCGACCAACACCACGATCCTGGTGCTCTCCTCCCTCACCTGCCAGCTCGGCGTTTTCGCCGCCGAGCGGGGCGACGTGAAGAAGCTCAGGACGTGGTTCATCATCACGTTCGTGATGGGTGCGATCTTCATCGGCGGCCAGGTCTTCGAGTACACCGAGCTGGTCAAGGACGCGGGCATGTCGCTCTCGTCCGGCCCCTACGGCTCCGTGTTCTACCTGACCACCGGCTTCCACGGCCTGCACGTGACGGGCGGTCTCATCGCCTTCCTGCTGGTCCTCGGCCGGACGTACGCCGCCAAGAGGTTCACCCACGAGCAGGCAACCGCCGCCATCGTCGTGTCCTACTACTGGCACTTCGTCGATGTCGTCTGGATCGGCCTCTTCGCCACGATCTACATGATCAAGTAA
- a CDS encoding c-type cytochrome: MKKLSARRRHPLAAVVVLLLALAATGGLYAAFAPAGTAKADETAQSLAIEEGKKLYSVGCASCHGTGGQGTSDGPSLVGVGSAAVDFQVATGRMPAQQPGAQVPKKKNIYSQAEIDQLAAYVASLGAGAITPTESQYNPAGADIAKGGELFRSNCAQCHNFTGEGGALSNGKYAPSLEGVSPKHLYEAMQTGPQNMPSFPDTTMPEQEKRDIIAYVQAVNGEKADNPGGLSLGGLGPVSEGLFAWVFGLGALIAVAVWVAAHTAKAKKS, from the coding sequence GTGAAAAAGCTCTCCGCACGACGACGCCATCCGCTGGCGGCGGTCGTCGTCCTCCTACTCGCGCTGGCGGCCACTGGGGGGCTGTACGCCGCGTTCGCGCCCGCGGGCACGGCGAAGGCCGATGAAACCGCCCAGTCCCTCGCGATCGAGGAGGGCAAGAAGCTCTACTCCGTCGGCTGCGCCAGCTGCCACGGAACCGGCGGTCAGGGCACCTCTGACGGCCCGTCCCTGGTCGGCGTCGGTTCGGCCGCCGTCGACTTCCAGGTCGCCACGGGCCGCATGCCGGCCCAGCAGCCGGGCGCCCAGGTCCCGAAGAAGAAGAACATCTACTCGCAGGCCGAGATCGATCAGCTTGCGGCGTACGTGGCCTCCCTCGGTGCCGGTGCGATCACGCCGACCGAGAGCCAGTACAACCCTGCAGGGGCCGACATCGCCAAGGGTGGCGAGCTGTTCCGCAGTAACTGTGCCCAGTGCCACAACTTCACCGGTGAGGGCGGCGCGCTGAGCAACGGCAAGTACGCCCCCAGCCTCGAAGGCGTGAGCCCGAAGCACCTCTACGAGGCCATGCAGACCGGCCCGCAGAACATGCCCTCCTTCCCGGACACGACCATGCCGGAGCAGGAGAAGAGGGACATCATCGCGTACGTCCAGGCCGTCAACGGCGAGAAGGCCGATAACCCGGGCGGTCTCTCGCTCGGTGGCCTCGGCCCCGTCTCCGAGGGCCTGTTCGCCTGGGTCTTCGGTCTGGGTGCGCTGATCGCAGTTGCCGTCTGGGTCGCGGCCCACACCGCTAAGGCCAAGAAGTCATGA
- a CDS encoding Rieske 2Fe-2S domain-containing protein has protein sequence MSSQEIPEENLPAGQDTAHGAVMVADDPFADPGLPPHKPRIQDIDERAARRSERAVAFMFVLSMLATVGFIASYVIFPVDKIVYIWPFGRVSALNFALGWTLGLALFFIGAGAVHWARTLMSDVEVADERHPIAASPEVKAQVMADFAAGAAESGFGRRKLIRNTMFGALALVPLSGVMLLRDMGPLPEKKLRTTKWARGKQLINMNTHEPLRPEDVAVGSLTFAMPEGMTEHDHDFQVEIAKAALMIVRIQPEDIKDKRELEWSHEGVVAFSKICTHVGCPISLYEQQTHHVLCPCHQSTFDLSDGARVIFGPAGHALPQLRIGVNDKGFLEALGDFDEPVGPAFWERG, from the coding sequence ATGAGTAGCCAAGAGATTCCAGAAGAGAACCTGCCGGCAGGGCAGGACACCGCGCACGGCGCGGTGATGGTCGCCGACGACCCGTTCGCCGACCCGGGCCTTCCGCCCCACAAGCCGCGTATCCAGGACATCGACGAGCGGGCCGCCCGCCGGTCCGAGCGTGCGGTCGCCTTCATGTTCGTGCTGTCGATGCTGGCCACTGTCGGCTTCATCGCCTCGTACGTGATCTTCCCGGTCGACAAGATCGTGTACATCTGGCCCTTCGGCCGGGTGTCCGCGCTCAACTTCGCCCTCGGCTGGACCCTCGGCCTCGCCCTCTTCTTCATCGGCGCGGGGGCGGTCCACTGGGCCCGCACCCTGATGTCCGACGTCGAGGTCGCCGACGAGCGTCACCCGATCGCGGCGTCGCCCGAGGTCAAGGCGCAGGTCATGGCGGACTTCGCGGCCGGTGCCGCCGAGTCCGGCTTCGGCCGCCGCAAGCTCATCCGCAACACGATGTTCGGTGCGCTCGCGCTCGTCCCGCTCTCCGGCGTGATGCTCCTGCGTGACATGGGTCCGCTGCCCGAGAAGAAGCTCCGGACCACCAAGTGGGCCCGCGGCAAGCAGCTGATCAACATGAACACGCACGAGCCGCTGCGTCCCGAGGACGTCGCGGTCGGTTCGCTGACCTTCGCGATGCCCGAGGGCATGACGGAGCACGACCACGACTTCCAGGTCGAGATCGCCAAGGCCGCCCTGATGATCGTCCGGATCCAGCCGGAGGACATCAAGGACAAGCGCGAGCTCGAGTGGTCGCACGAGGGCGTCGTCGCCTTCTCGAAGATCTGCACCCACGTGGGTTGCCCGATCTCCCTGTACGAGCAGCAGACGCATCACGTGCTCTGCCCGTGCCACCAGTCCACCTTCGACCTCTCCGACGGCGCCCGCGTCATCTTCGGCCCGGCCGGTCACGCCCTCCCGCAGCTGCGGATCGGCGTGAACGACAAGGGCTTCCTGGAGGCGCTCGGCGACTTCGACGAGCCCGTCGGTCCTGCCTTCTGGGAGCGCGGATGA
- a CDS encoding cytochrome b translates to MSTVTDTTKKAPAGERVADWADGRLGIYTLAKANMRKIFPDHWSFMLGEICLYSFLIIILTGVYLTMFFHPSMNEVEYVGPYVPLQGQLMSEAFNSTMHISFEVRGGLLIRQIHHWAALIFLAGMFVHMMRVFFTGAFRKPREINWLFGFLLFFLGMFTGFTGYSLPDDLLSGTGVRFMQGAILSVPIVGTYLSMFLFGGEFPGGDFVARFYSAHVLLLPGIMLGLVVAHLILVVVHKHTHYEGPGRTNKNVVGMPLLPVYMAKAGGFFFLVFGVIAVISAVASINPIWALGPYRPDQVSTGAQPDWYMGFAEGLIRVMPGWEINLWGHTLVLGVMIPLAIFPAVLGAIAVYPFIESWITGDKREHHIAQRPRNAPTRTGFGVAWITAYMIMLVGGGNDLWATHFHLSINSITWFVRIFFFVGPVIAFIVTKRICLGLQRRDKDKVLHGRESGIIKRLPHGEFVEVHEPLSQGELHRLTAHEQYEPAELPPAVDENGVERKIGAMEKLRVKLNKGYYGADNQVAKPTSEEYKEIQSGHGHH, encoded by the coding sequence ATGAGCACCGTGACCGATACGACGAAGAAGGCGCCCGCCGGTGAGCGGGTCGCCGACTGGGCCGACGGTCGCCTGGGGATCTACACGCTGGCCAAGGCCAACATGCGGAAGATCTTCCCGGACCACTGGTCCTTCATGCTGGGCGAGATCTGCCTCTACAGCTTCCTCATCATCATCCTGACGGGCGTCTATCTGACGATGTTCTTCCACCCGTCGATGAACGAGGTGGAGTACGTCGGACCGTACGTCCCGCTCCAGGGACAGCTGATGTCCGAGGCGTTCAACTCGACCATGCACATCTCCTTCGAGGTGCGCGGTGGTCTGCTGATCCGGCAGATCCACCACTGGGCGGCGCTGATCTTCCTCGCCGGCATGTTCGTGCACATGATGCGCGTGTTCTTCACCGGTGCGTTCCGCAAGCCGCGTGAGATCAACTGGCTGTTCGGCTTCCTGCTGTTCTTCCTGGGCATGTTCACCGGCTTCACCGGTTACTCGCTCCCGGACGACCTGCTCTCCGGCACCGGTGTCCGCTTCATGCAGGGCGCGATCCTGTCGGTGCCGATCGTCGGCACCTACCTCTCGATGTTCCTGTTCGGCGGGGAGTTCCCCGGCGGCGACTTCGTGGCCCGGTTCTACTCGGCGCACGTGCTCCTGCTGCCCGGCATCATGCTGGGCCTGGTGGTCGCGCACCTCATCCTGGTGGTCGTCCACAAGCACACGCACTACGAGGGCCCCGGCCGCACGAACAAGAACGTCGTCGGCATGCCGCTGCTGCCCGTGTACATGGCGAAGGCCGGAGGCTTCTTCTTCCTGGTCTTCGGTGTCATCGCGGTCATCTCGGCGGTCGCCTCGATCAACCCGATCTGGGCCCTCGGCCCGTACCGCCCGGACCAGGTGTCCACCGGCGCCCAGCCCGACTGGTACATGGGCTTCGCCGAAGGCCTGATCCGTGTCATGCCGGGCTGGGAGATCAACCTCTGGGGCCACACGCTCGTCCTGGGCGTGATGATCCCGCTGGCGATCTTCCCGGCGGTGCTCGGCGCGATCGCGGTGTACCCGTTCATCGAGTCCTGGATCACCGGCGACAAGCGCGAGCACCACATCGCGCAGCGCCCGCGCAACGCTCCGACGCGCACCGGCTTCGGTGTCGCCTGGATCACCGCGTACATGATCATGCTCGTGGGTGGTGGAAACGACCTCTGGGCGACCCACTTCCACCTGTCGATCAACTCGATCACCTGGTTCGTGCGGATCTTCTTCTTCGTCGGCCCGGTCATCGCGTTCATCGTCACCAAGCGGATCTGCCTCGGCCTCCAGCGCCGGGACAAGGACAAGGTGCTGCACGGCCGCGAGTCGGGCATCATCAAGCGCCTGCCGCACGGTGAGTTCGTCGAGGTCCACGAGCCGCTCAGCCAGGGCGAGCTGCACCGCCTCACGGCGCACGAGCAGTACGAGCCCGCGGAGCTTCCGCCGGCCGTCGACGAGAACGGCGTGGAGCGCAAGATCGGCGCCATGGAGAAGCTCCGGGTCAAGCTCAACAAGGGCTACTACGGCGCCGACAACCAGGTCGCCAAGCCCACCTCGGAGGAGTACAAGGAGATCCAGAGCGGCCACGGCCACCACTGA